The following are encoded in a window of Gramella sp. MT6 genomic DNA:
- a CDS encoding DEAD/DEAH box helicase — protein sequence MSFQDLNLNTPLRNALEDLNFQTPTPIQEQAFSSIMSGRDVVGIAQTGTGKTFAYLLPLLRMLKYSEQKNPRILILVPTRELVVQVVEEIEKVAKYINVRISGVYGGVNINTQHQDLMQGQDILVATPRRLYDLVLRRAVQLKSIQKFVIDEVDVMLDLGFKFQVNNILELLPPNRQSIMFSATMTETVEEMIDANFKAPEKISVAVSGTPLENIEQRAYKIENFNTKANLMIELFQDEDEYRKVLIFTSDKRFADKLFEKLDDIFTRDISVVHTGKSQNSRLNSVAEFAEGRTRIMIATDVMARGLDIENVSHVINLDTPNYPENYMHRIGRTGRAEKKGVAIIFKSEKDEENFDKIERLMGMEIPEHKIPENVVISDELIDEEKPRAIEINNPHSDSVEAGPAFHEKKEKNKKVNLGGSYRREIAKKYKKPKTRGDKNANRRRKK from the coding sequence TTGAGTTTTCAGGATTTAAATTTAAATACACCGTTACGCAATGCTCTGGAAGATCTGAATTTCCAGACTCCAACTCCTATCCAGGAACAGGCATTTTCATCTATCATGTCTGGAAGAGATGTGGTTGGAATAGCGCAAACCGGTACCGGAAAGACATTCGCATACTTACTTCCTCTTTTAAGAATGCTTAAATATTCGGAACAAAAGAATCCGCGTATTTTAATCCTGGTTCCTACCAGGGAACTGGTAGTACAGGTGGTGGAAGAAATAGAAAAAGTTGCCAAGTATATCAATGTTCGGATTTCTGGAGTCTACGGTGGAGTAAATATCAATACCCAACACCAGGATCTAATGCAGGGACAGGACATTCTTGTGGCAACTCCCAGAAGACTTTATGACCTGGTTTTAAGAAGAGCTGTTCAACTGAAATCTATCCAGAAATTCGTGATAGATGAAGTAGATGTAATGCTGGACCTTGGATTTAAATTCCAGGTGAACAACATCCTGGAATTACTTCCTCCAAACAGACAAAGCATCATGTTTTCAGCGACCATGACCGAAACGGTGGAAGAAATGATCGATGCTAATTTCAAGGCTCCAGAAAAGATATCTGTTGCCGTTAGTGGCACACCACTGGAAAATATCGAACAACGTGCCTATAAGATCGAGAACTTCAATACCAAAGCTAATCTTATGATTGAGCTTTTCCAGGATGAAGATGAATATAGAAAGGTTCTAATTTTTACCAGTGATAAAAGGTTTGCAGATAAGCTTTTTGAAAAACTGGACGATATTTTCACCAGGGATATTAGTGTGGTACACACTGGCAAAAGCCAGAATAGCCGGCTGAATAGTGTTGCTGAATTTGCTGAGGGACGCACGCGTATAATGATCGCTACAGATGTAATGGCACGTGGTCTGGATATCGAAAATGTTTCGCACGTTATAAATCTGGACACCCCAAATTATCCGGAAAATTATATGCACCGGATTGGTAGAACCGGCCGTGCAGAGAAAAAAGGTGTTGCTATAATTTTTAAGTCCGAAAAAGACGAGGAGAATTTTGATAAGATCGAAAGGCTCATGGGGATGGAAATCCCTGAACATAAAATTCCAGAGAACGTAGTTATTTCGGATGAACTTATTGATGAAGAAAAACCAAGAGCAATAGAGATCAATAATCCTCATTCAGATTCTGTGGAAGCCGGACCTGCTTTTCATGAAAAAAAGGAAAAAAATAAAAAGGTAAATCTTGGAGGATCTTACCGAAGAGAAATAGCAAAAAAATATAAGAAACCTAAAACGCGTGGCGACAAGAACGCCAACCGAAGAAGGAAAAAGTAA
- the tilS gene encoding tRNA lysidine(34) synthetase TilS, with amino-acid sequence MEKIFKNLIKADYPYLCGGKLLLAISGGVDSVILAHLCKAAKLDFSMAHCNFNLRGDESDGDESFVVDLADSLGVEVYTESFDTLNYAEKLGISVQMAARELRYEWFSELSSSLKFDYTLTAHHANDNLETFLINLIRGTGPEGLTGIKNERDNIVRPLLGFSRFEIETYARNKKYKWREDSSNASDKYMRNKIRHQIIPVMEEINPQLLDSFAKTQQHLQESLDLVEDYISLLYPKLVEKDKYGYSLDIDFLKKVPNQKQILYQLLKSFGFTEWNDVYDLLDAQSGKMVLSDTHRLIKDRKKLLLTEHNKKIGNKEYHLDREEDLAMIPGMGTFHIHEVDKVGQTSHSCIYVPERKLKFPLVIRKWKKGDFFYPFGMNGKKKLSDFFKDQKFSLPEKEHTWILCSGEEIVWIINHRADNRFAVEKSDSKILKICIT; translated from the coding sequence ATGGAAAAAATCTTCAAGAATCTTATAAAAGCAGACTATCCATATTTATGTGGAGGGAAATTGTTACTGGCAATTAGTGGAGGTGTGGACAGCGTGATTCTTGCACATTTGTGTAAGGCAGCCAAACTGGATTTTTCCATGGCACATTGCAATTTCAATCTTCGTGGCGATGAAAGCGATGGTGATGAAAGTTTTGTGGTAGATCTTGCCGATTCTTTGGGCGTTGAAGTTTATACCGAAAGTTTTGATACCCTTAATTACGCCGAAAAGCTTGGAATTTCAGTGCAAATGGCTGCCCGGGAACTAAGGTATGAATGGTTTTCTGAACTAAGCAGCTCCCTTAAATTCGATTATACCCTAACGGCACATCATGCCAATGATAATCTCGAAACTTTTCTTATCAATCTTATCCGCGGGACAGGGCCTGAAGGTCTTACCGGGATAAAAAATGAAAGGGATAATATAGTAAGACCCCTTCTAGGTTTTTCAAGGTTTGAGATCGAAACTTATGCCAGAAATAAAAAATATAAGTGGAGAGAGGATAGCAGCAATGCTTCAGATAAGTATATGAGGAATAAGATCAGGCATCAGATCATTCCGGTGATGGAAGAGATCAATCCGCAGTTGCTGGACAGTTTTGCTAAAACTCAGCAGCACCTTCAGGAAAGCCTGGACCTGGTTGAAGATTATATCAGCCTTTTATATCCAAAACTGGTGGAAAAGGATAAATATGGTTATTCTCTGGATATAGATTTCCTGAAAAAAGTTCCGAATCAAAAACAGATCTTATATCAGCTTCTCAAATCATTTGGATTTACTGAATGGAATGATGTTTACGATCTTTTAGATGCCCAATCGGGAAAGATGGTCTTATCAGATACCCATCGTTTAATAAAGGATCGCAAGAAACTATTACTTACTGAGCATAATAAAAAGATCGGAAATAAGGAATATCACCTGGACAGGGAAGAGGACCTGGCTATGATCCCTGGAATGGGGACTTTTCATATACATGAAGTGGATAAAGTTGGGCAAACCTCACATAGTTGTATATATGTTCCTGAGCGAAAACTGAAATTTCCGTTAGTGATTAGGAAATGGAAAAAAGGAGATTTCTTCTATCCCTTCGGAATGAATGGTAAAAAGAAACTTAGTGATTTCTTTAAGGACCAGAAGTTTTCCCTTCCGGAAAAAGAACATACCTGGATTCTGTGTTCCGGGGAGGAGATAGTCTGGATCATTAATCATCGCGCCGATAACCGTTTTGCTGTGGAGAAATCTGACTCAAAGATCCTGAAGATCTGCATTACCTGA
- a CDS encoding aldose 1-epimerase family protein — protein sequence MKKHSIENEFLKISVQETGAELCSIQNKENEKEYIWQAEPNIWESHAPNLFPIIGVIKDGAYKYEGKEYSVPKHGFIRHNEKIRLKERSEHQLVFELLYSQETLEMYPFKFDFRIAFTLNRKSLEVEHHIINLDEKPIYFSLGGHPAFNILHFENEKIEDYSLEFDRKMDLDTYLLNEDGLVSSKTKSVLRNDQKIQLTEHIFDNDALIFKNIKSKHVDLISAKNGKILSVAYKDFKNLGIWAKPGAPYVCIEPWLGIADVEGTDQDLKNKEGIVRLAAENEFNANYTINIA from the coding sequence TTGAAAAAACATTCTATTGAGAACGAATTCCTGAAAATATCTGTACAGGAAACCGGTGCTGAACTTTGCAGTATTCAGAATAAAGAAAATGAAAAAGAATATATCTGGCAGGCAGAACCTAATATCTGGGAAAGCCACGCACCTAACCTTTTCCCTATTATCGGCGTCATCAAAGATGGAGCTTATAAGTACGAAGGAAAAGAATATAGTGTACCGAAACATGGTTTTATAAGGCATAACGAAAAGATAAGGCTCAAGGAAAGATCTGAACACCAGCTGGTTTTTGAATTACTATATTCTCAAGAAACCCTGGAAATGTATCCTTTCAAATTTGATTTCAGGATAGCTTTTACCCTAAATCGAAAATCTCTGGAAGTAGAGCATCATATTATAAACCTTGACGAAAAACCTATTTATTTCTCTTTAGGCGGACATCCGGCCTTTAATATTCTGCATTTTGAAAATGAGAAGATCGAAGACTATTCACTAGAATTCGATAGAAAAATGGACCTGGACACTTATCTTCTTAATGAAGATGGTTTGGTAAGTTCAAAAACTAAAAGTGTTCTGAGAAATGATCAAAAGATCCAGCTGACGGAACATATTTTTGATAATGATGCCCTGATATTTAAGAATATCAAGTCTAAACATGTTGATCTTATCAGTGCTAAAAATGGAAAGATACTTTCTGTTGCCTATAAAGATTTTAAAAATCTGGGAATCTGGGCAAAGCCAGGTGCTCCTTACGTTTGTATTGAACCCTGGCTGGGGATTGCAGATGTTGAAGGAACCGATCAGGATCTAAAGAATAAGGAAGGAATAGTGAGACTTGCAGCAGAAAATGAATTCAATGCAAACTACACTATAAACATTGCCTGA
- a CDS encoding CocE/NonD family hydrolase, with translation MKIFKYPLFTILFIFILNPVLAQNETDYVVKEHYNKMEVDIPMRDGVKLHTTIYSPKDTSREYPILMQRTPYSSRPYGEDQFRSKIGPNEIMMKEGNIIVYQDVRGRWMSEGNYDNMRAYIPNKKGKEVDEASDTYDTIEWLVNNVENNNGNVGTWGISYPGFYATYSLLSGHPALKAASPQASIGDFFFDDFHHNGAYLLSYWRATAVFGYQHEKPTDSSWYEFPKLGTEDQYQFFLDQGPLSNLDKYYKEDNEFWQQLKEHPNYDDFWQKRGIVQHFKNTKIKPAVMIVGGLFDAEDLYGPFAIYKSIEENSDNYNSIVFGPWSHGDWARENGRQGVGNVYFGDSISTHFQRDYETEFFNHFLKKKTKDQVKLAEAHIYDTGLRKWNNYTEWPPKNTTPKVLYLGDGQGLTEEPTDNKEEFVSDPEKPVSYNNEIKMVFTPREYMTGDQRFAAGRPDVLVFETEVLEEDMKIAGPIEAMLKVATTGTAADWVVKVIDVYPPDAENYEETMPHLKMSNYHMMVRSEVMRGRFRNGFEDPQPFEPNTKTDVNITLQGINHTFKKGHKLQVQVQSTWFPLIDRNPQTFVDNIFEAEEEDFQKQTHTVYGDSAIKFSILEEEKDEI, from the coding sequence ATGAAAATCTTTAAATACCCCCTGTTTACAATACTTTTCATATTTATTTTAAATCCGGTTCTGGCCCAAAATGAAACGGATTATGTCGTAAAAGAACACTATAATAAAATGGAAGTTGATATCCCAATGAGGGACGGTGTGAAACTCCACACTACAATTTACTCTCCTAAAGATACCTCGCGGGAATATCCAATTTTGATGCAAAGAACGCCCTATAGCTCCAGACCATACGGGGAAGATCAGTTCAGGTCTAAGATAGGTCCTAATGAGATCATGATGAAAGAAGGTAATATTATTGTTTACCAGGATGTTCGAGGTAGATGGATGAGCGAGGGTAACTATGATAATATGCGCGCCTATATTCCGAATAAAAAAGGAAAAGAAGTAGATGAAGCCAGTGATACTTACGATACTATTGAGTGGCTGGTGAATAACGTTGAAAATAACAATGGAAATGTTGGAACCTGGGGAATTTCTTATCCAGGATTTTACGCAACTTACTCCTTGCTTAGCGGGCATCCAGCCTTAAAAGCGGCCTCTCCTCAGGCTAGTATTGGTGATTTCTTTTTCGATGATTTTCATCATAATGGGGCCTACCTTTTAAGTTACTGGAGAGCGACGGCTGTTTTTGGATATCAGCATGAAAAGCCAACAGATTCTTCATGGTATGAATTTCCAAAGCTTGGAACCGAAGATCAATACCAGTTCTTTTTGGATCAGGGGCCATTAAGTAATCTTGATAAATATTATAAGGAAGACAACGAGTTCTGGCAGCAATTAAAGGAGCATCCAAATTATGATGATTTCTGGCAAAAGCGTGGTATCGTTCAGCATTTTAAAAATACTAAGATCAAGCCAGCGGTAATGATCGTTGGAGGATTGTTTGATGCGGAAGATCTTTACGGTCCCTTTGCCATCTATAAAAGCATTGAAGAGAACAGCGATAATTACAACAGCATCGTTTTTGGTCCATGGAGCCATGGTGACTGGGCTAGAGAGAACGGTAGACAAGGTGTAGGAAATGTCTATTTTGGCGATAGTATTTCAACTCATTTTCAAAGAGATTATGAAACCGAATTCTTTAATCATTTTCTAAAGAAAAAAACCAAAGACCAGGTAAAGCTTGCCGAAGCTCATATTTATGATACTGGTCTGAGAAAATGGAATAATTATACAGAATGGCCACCAAAGAATACTACTCCTAAGGTCTTGTATCTGGGAGATGGTCAGGGATTAACTGAAGAGCCCACCGATAATAAGGAGGAATTTGTAAGTGATCCTGAAAAACCGGTTTCTTATAATAACGAGATCAAAATGGTTTTCACGCCACGGGAATATATGACCGGTGATCAACGTTTCGCTGCAGGAAGGCCAGACGTACTGGTTTTCGAGACTGAAGTTCTGGAAGAAGATATGAAGATCGCAGGACCTATTGAAGCGATGCTAAAAGTAGCAACTACGGGAACTGCGGCAGATTGGGTGGTGAAAGTTATCGATGTATATCCACCCGATGCTGAGAACTACGAAGAGACTATGCCACACCTAAAGATGAGCAATTATCATATGATGGTTAGAAGCGAGGTGATGCGCGGTAGATTTAGAAATGGATTTGAAGATCCGCAACCTTTTGAACCTAATACCAAGACAGACGTAAATATTACATTACAGGGAATAAACCATACTTTTAAAAAAGGTCATAAACTACAGGTGCAGGTTCAAAGTACCTGGTTTCCTTTGATCGATAGAAACCCGCAGACTTTCGTAGACAATATTTTTGAAGCGGAAGAAGAAGATTTTCAGAAACAGACCCATACCGTTTATGGTGATTCTGCCATTAAGTTTAGCATTTTAGAAGAAGAGAAAGATGAAATTTAA
- a CDS encoding LytTR family DNA-binding domain-containing protein — MSRKIKCIIVDDEPVALDILENHLSKIDHIEVIGRCKNATEAFNMINSNTIDLIFLDINMPGISGISFAKSINKEIKIIFTTAYREYAIEGFDLHAVDYLLKPISFERILDAVNNFQQVHSPSKSEESQENKAANFIFIKIDRKMHKLDFDKIMWIESLSDYLKIETTEGTKVTRETISSIESKLPGSKFMRIHRSFIIAIDKIESYSNEEVIIQNKSIPISRSYKDQVLKILEKFQ, encoded by the coding sequence ATGTCGCGTAAGATAAAATGTATCATAGTCGATGACGAGCCGGTGGCTTTGGATATCCTGGAAAATCACCTTTCAAAGATCGACCATATTGAAGTTATTGGACGTTGCAAAAATGCCACGGAGGCGTTTAATATGATCAATTCTAACACCATCGACCTGATTTTTCTGGATATTAATATGCCAGGAATTTCGGGGATCTCATTCGCTAAATCCATTAACAAGGAGATCAAAATTATTTTCACTACCGCATACCGGGAATACGCCATCGAAGGTTTTGATCTTCACGCAGTAGACTACCTTTTAAAACCTATTTCTTTTGAAAGAATTCTGGATGCAGTGAATAATTTTCAACAGGTGCATTCACCTTCTAAAAGTGAAGAGAGCCAGGAAAATAAAGCAGCAAACTTCATTTTTATAAAGATCGATCGAAAAATGCATAAACTGGACTTTGATAAGATCATGTGGATAGAAAGCCTTAGCGATTACCTTAAAATTGAAACTACTGAAGGCACAAAAGTAACCAGAGAAACAATCTCCAGTATAGAATCAAAATTACCCGGATCAAAATTCATGAGGATCCATCGCTCTTTTATTATCGCCATAGATAAAATTGAATCTTATTCTAATGAAGAGGTGATCATCCAAAATAAATCCATCCCAATTAGCCGAAGTTATAAGGACCAGGTTCTGAAAATACTGGAGAAATTTCAATAA
- a CDS encoding NAD(P)H-dependent oxidoreductase translates to MKKILAFAGSNSSISINQQLLNHVLGRIQGHEIKEIKLTDYPLPIYSYDIEKNQGFPIHATIIKNLIAESDALVIAVNEHNAGPSAFFKNIIDWLSRVNRNFLEGKKILLISTSPGKRGAASSLEYAKNIFGRFGGEVIESFSLPSFKDNFHDGKLTNEVLDMGIEDVLTTFAHQIED, encoded by the coding sequence ATGAAGAAAATCCTGGCCTTTGCAGGCTCCAATAGTAGCATTTCTATTAATCAACAATTATTGAATCATGTTTTAGGCCGCATCCAGGGTCACGAGATCAAGGAAATCAAGCTAACCGATTATCCATTGCCTATTTATAGTTATGATATAGAAAAGAATCAAGGTTTTCCTATACATGCAACCATCATCAAGAATTTAATAGCCGAAAGTGATGCATTGGTCATTGCAGTAAATGAGCATAACGCTGGACCTTCGGCATTTTTTAAAAATATTATTGACTGGCTTTCTCGAGTGAATAGAAACTTCCTAGAAGGAAAAAAGATCCTTTTAATAAGTACTTCTCCTGGAAAACGGGGAGCTGCCAGTTCGCTGGAATACGCCAAAAATATCTTCGGAAGGTTTGGGGGTGAAGTTATCGAAAGTTTCAGTCTTCCTTCATTTAAAGATAATTTTCATGATGGGAAGCTAACAAACGAAGTTCTGGATATGGGAATTGAGGATGTGCTTACTACCTTTGCCCATCAAATTGAAGATTAA
- a CDS encoding histidine kinase, translating into MKIAGAFIELGKRILLHSLFWLVVLLFFTFFFGFEGASFKTIIIFSAFFLPVTIGTTYVFIYRLIPNYLISKRYLSFTLYTLAAFLISASYITISAFYGIFLTIGYGYQENFPLTKSLIYILISVYLVVAIASAFSLLKYNYSAAAKNEELKNRILEAQLKLKDQELQYLKMQIHPHFLFNTLNTIYGLSLSNHIQTSEMILQLSELLDYILYQTKKPLVKLEDEINHIKNYIDLEKKRFRDTLKIDFECDLIPPDMEIAPMLLLPFVENSFKHGRDSRGELQIHIKLKIHDGHLEFEISNSKSSNMGEGSDGIGLQNIKRRLDILYPENHELKIENTEYRFKVDLKLCNLKDPVNVA; encoded by the coding sequence ATGAAAATCGCAGGAGCATTTATTGAATTAGGAAAGAGAATATTATTACATAGTCTGTTCTGGCTTGTGGTTCTTTTATTTTTCACCTTTTTCTTCGGCTTTGAAGGTGCAAGTTTTAAAACCATCATTATATTTTCAGCTTTCTTCCTGCCGGTTACCATCGGGACTACCTATGTATTTATCTATAGATTGATACCTAATTATCTAATTTCAAAGAGATACCTGTCTTTTACATTATACACACTAGCAGCTTTCTTAATTTCGGCATCCTATATCACCATCTCAGCTTTCTACGGAATATTTTTGACTATAGGATATGGTTATCAGGAAAACTTTCCGCTAACCAAAAGCCTTATTTATATCTTGATCAGTGTCTATCTTGTAGTCGCGATCGCTTCTGCTTTTAGCCTTCTGAAATATAATTATTCCGCAGCCGCAAAAAATGAAGAACTAAAAAACCGCATTTTGGAAGCTCAGCTCAAACTGAAAGATCAGGAACTTCAGTATTTGAAAATGCAGATACATCCACATTTTCTTTTTAATACGCTAAACACTATTTACGGGCTTAGCCTTTCCAATCACATTCAAACTTCTGAAATGATACTACAGCTTTCAGAACTTCTGGATTATATACTCTACCAGACCAAAAAACCACTGGTTAAGCTTGAGGATGAGATCAATCATATTAAGAATTATATTGATCTTGAGAAGAAACGCTTTCGGGATACTTTAAAAATAGATTTTGAATGTGATCTTATTCCTCCAGATATGGAGATCGCTCCAATGCTGCTACTTCCATTTGTTGAAAACAGTTTTAAACATGGCAGAGATAGCCGGGGTGAACTTCAAATTCACATAAAACTTAAAATTCATGATGGCCACTTGGAATTTGAGATATCGAATTCAAAATCCTCGAATATGGGAGAAGGATCCGATGGCATTGGCTTGCAAAATATTAAAAGACGACTTGATATTTTATATCCCGAAAATCATGAACTTAAGATCGAGAATACTGAATACCGTTTTAAAGTTGATCTTAAGCTATGTAATTTAAAAGATCCTGTGAATGTCGCGTAA
- the pabB gene encoding aminodeoxychorismate synthase component I has translation MRTSKVFSVKEPKKFKEKLLSWSRQFQEIAWLDSNEYDSKSGEYEAILAVEAFTAIKTDYVQAFDKLKEYQETTADWIFGYLSYDLKNDVENLSSKNFEGLHFPDLYFFQPQKIIFIKDDQVEFHYLRMIDDEIDDDLEEIQNITIESNSEHTPVKVEARISKSEYLEKIKLMLNHIHRGDIYEANFCQEFYSENVDIDPFNIYRSLNEISTPPFAAYLKLENFNLISASPERYLKKKGDHLLSQPIKGTARRAEDVEEDLRIAAELANDPKEQSENVMIVDLVRNDLSRIAKKGSVKVDELCKVYTFKQVHQLISSVTAEIAEDIPPVEALRTSFPMGSMTGAPKISAMKIIEKLEESKRGLYSGAVGYFTPTGDFDFNVVIRSILYNSENKYLSFSVGGAITAKSHPEKEYEECILKAKAMREVLTNL, from the coding sequence GTGCGCACTTCCAAAGTTTTTTCAGTAAAAGAACCCAAGAAATTTAAAGAGAAATTATTGTCCTGGAGCAGGCAGTTTCAGGAAATTGCCTGGCTGGATAGCAATGAGTATGATTCAAAGAGCGGGGAATATGAGGCAATTCTTGCCGTGGAAGCTTTTACGGCTATAAAAACCGATTATGTTCAGGCATTCGATAAACTGAAGGAATACCAGGAAACCACTGCCGACTGGATATTTGGCTATTTAAGTTATGATCTCAAGAATGATGTTGAGAATTTAAGTTCTAAGAATTTCGAAGGACTGCATTTTCCCGATCTTTATTTTTTTCAGCCTCAAAAGATCATTTTCATAAAAGATGATCAGGTTGAATTTCATTATCTAAGAATGATAGATGATGAGATTGATGACGATCTTGAGGAAATTCAAAATATTACCATTGAATCAAATTCTGAACATACCCCTGTAAAAGTAGAAGCCAGGATCTCGAAAAGCGAATATCTGGAAAAGATCAAGTTGATGCTCAATCATATTCATCGCGGTGATATTTATGAAGCCAACTTCTGCCAGGAATTTTATTCTGAAAATGTAGATATAGATCCTTTCAATATTTACAGATCATTAAATGAGATTTCCACGCCGCCTTTTGCAGCCTATCTAAAACTGGAGAACTTTAACCTAATTTCAGCATCCCCAGAACGATACTTAAAGAAAAAAGGAGATCATCTTTTATCCCAGCCAATTAAAGGAACCGCACGCAGGGCTGAAGATGTGGAAGAGGACTTAAGGATCGCTGCAGAACTAGCCAATGATCCAAAAGAGCAGTCTGAAAATGTGATGATCGTAGATTTGGTAAGAAATGACCTTTCCCGCATCGCCAAAAAAGGAAGTGTAAAGGTGGATGAACTTTGTAAAGTATATACTTTTAAACAGGTACATCAGCTAATTTCCAGTGTAACTGCTGAGATTGCTGAAGACATTCCTCCGGTAGAAGCATTACGCACTAGTTTTCCTATGGGGAGTATGACCGGGGCTCCCAAGATCTCTGCTATGAAAATTATCGAAAAGCTGGAGGAATCCAAACGCGGTCTTTATAGTGGAGCCGTAGGATATTTTACGCCAACCGGTGACTTCGATTTTAACGTGGTAATTCGCAGTATTCTTTATAATTCAGAAAATAAATATTTGTCATTCTCAGTAGGGGGTGCCATAACCGCTAAATCTCATCCTGAAAAGGAATATGAAGAATGTATCTTAAAGGCAAAAGCGATGCGCGAGGTACTTACCAATTTGTAA